GGAAGAGACGTCGTAGAACCATTGTCGGAACTGGTTATCTGGCGTTCCAACAATGTGGTCACAGAATTTGACGGTTGCGAATGTGTCCAGGCCGTCAAATACTAGCCACGTAGCAGTGTTCGATTTTCTGCTCCTTGGGTCATTGTTAGTTGTCAGGTTTACACACGAGATGAGCAACCTACAGTCCGCCAATGGGCTTGCTGGTATAAGTCCAGTTTTGGGCCGCGATCCATCGCAAGTCAAAGTCATTTAGGCCAGAGTTTCTATCAGTCACTACATCAGTCTTGTCTATTCAACCAATCTGGCGATGGCCGTCAAAGAGGGGATTCCTCACGGTTCATCTGCACTTTATTGGTTAGCATGTTGAAGAGTAGCATTTGCTTCTGTGTCTGGACTTACCAATCACACCAGCTGCGTGGAGATCTAGGTGAGCTTGTGAAGGATATTTGCCAGGAACAGTGATGTTGCCGTATTCATTTGTTACGGTCCATTTCAAAAGGCCCAGATCGTGAATAGCGGCCGCGTTGGAGCTTTCGGTAGTTGCCACCGCAGCActggcaaagatgccgagcGCGGCGAAAAGAGGCCTCGTAAACCCCATCACTACAATATGAGGCTACAAAATGTATTCCTAATTCTCTCAATGGTGGCCACACGCAAAAAGCGCAGAGGCTGTGGATTATACTCTGACACCGCCAAGCAGGTTCTACTGAGCTGCCAAAGTAGAGACAGAGCCATTCCCCTTCAACTGCCGCCCCTTGCAGCTTTTATATCCCCAGAAATCCTCAATCATACCTGCCCGGAGTGAGACATCAATGAGGGGTCCGGAAGAATGCTCGGCCATTGTTGCACAACGCGCTTTCTGCATCATGTCGAATGGAGCCCTAGTCGCGTCGATCCAACGCTGCAAGTTGCAAACCGAGCAGCGAGGCCGGACTGTATGTGTGAATGACTTCATTCGACGAGAAACCATGGCCTGACCCCTGGACTGCGAATGCCGCCACAACCGGTAATCGCCGGCAGATGCTTCCCCACGATTCTGGTGTCACCAATGGCGATGACATCCAAGCAGAGGCCCCATTGCGGAAAGCACCAGTTCCCTTGTGAAGCTAGATCAGAACGATGTGCTCTCACTGGGGATTAGATCGGGAATACTGAAGGCCGATGCCTCTGTGGTTGAAATCTTTGGGCAATTGATCTTCTAATCAGATGATGGTGAATCAATCGACAAAATGATCCTGATGGTATGATGCTGGGCACTTTTACGGAACCTGTTCGACCGAGGATcaagaaaagtaaaagtgCGGGGAGAGCGTTGGAGCTACATCCGAGTGCAACGCTGCAGCTCCATATTGCTGCTTTTCCGATGGCGATTACGACACGGCATGCTGCATACGACGTCTATGTGTCATGAAGCACTTGAAAAGCAGGAATttgaaaagaggagaaagcaAGCCGGCGAATTAATAATCGCAAAACGCAGTGAAGGATGGGACGATTTGGTGGGAGCGCGACTTGGAGCGGGCATTGGCGCCTATATACTTGCAAAGAGAAGCATAGCCAGGTCCCGTCTGAAATCGTGAtgtgagaaaaagaaagatcaGCAAAAGCTACACCATGTTGCATCCGAGATGCTTCTGTTTCAGAGAGACGCAGGTACCAAACAAAGCCACCACTCAGCACACAAGATCAACATGGGCCGATAAGCTTAAATCATATACCAACGTGGTGGCGTTTGGCAAGATGATCTAAGAACTTTGACTCGATATGACATGTCTGAGACCAAATCATTGCTCTCGAAAGGAATCTGATTTTTATTAAGCAAATTCAGGCTAAAATTAAGTATCAATATGTGCAAACGCTCCGCCCTTTCCCTATAACATGATGCCCAAACCATTACTTCAACTTGTCAAAACGATCTTCCTGCCAACGCTTATAGTTTGGCGGAGGCGTATACTCTGTCCTCACAGCCTGCAGTCCGAAAAGGCGCCCGATCCAAGacgcgagcagcagcagcaagtgaGACACGAACCAGTCTGCCGACAAGCCACTCTTTGCACCCAATCTCTTTGCACCCCAATAATTCGACGTGCTCAAAACCACAGGGATATTGTCCAGCGAGtgaaagatgatgaacaAATTGAGCTTGATCCAAAAGTCGATGAACAAGTCCTTTATTGACGcgggaaagaaggaaaatccAGGCACGTTTGTGCTGAGCACCCTCCCAGCGTTCAAAATGACTCCATTGAGAttccagaagaagattgccTTTTCGCCATCCGCAGGGTCTGTCCTCTCCACGACGACgacctcctcgccctctggcTCTGCGCGCTGCCATTCGTGCCAGGCATATCGCTCGACTCGCAGTTCTGGCTGGTTGTCTGGAGAGGCTGTGAGGATTTGCTCCGTGTCGCCCAGGCGCACTTTGATGCTGCCTTTGACCACTTTGAGGTATTCCGTGTGCGTTTCGTGCCAATGGAGGCCGCTTGACCAGGTTGATTTTGGGGGGAGTGTGACTGTGACTTGATCTGGCTGCGAGAGATTGTATATGACGGCGTTGGGGAACTCTCGCTCAATGATTCCTGTTGTTTGATCCATGATGGCTGTTTAACACGTTTTCCGTAGGAGCCGAAGACGGCGCTCGTTAGTTTACTGTCTATCTCGTTGAGCGCAGAAAGTTGCgtaaaaaaggaagaaactCCAACTCATTTATTAAAACGGTTCGCACGCATCACTTATCTGGCTTCACTATTCGGGATGCACCCGCTGACAAATTCACGTGCCAAACTTAGGGCGTGTCTGTCAGCAGTCGCAGTCATGAGATGTGTTCAGTTCTCGAGACTTTTGATGTTGCATCATTTGCGCCGGGCGCTAGCTACACAGAGCTAGACGAGCTCAAGAGGAAGTGGCGTGCGTAGAGGCTCGGTGTTGCGAGTAATGGCTAGCCAGCTGATATTCTTGTCTCGAATTTTCATAAGTCTGCTCTTCGGTTATGTCTTGGTGTTTTTGACTTTTATTTGCGTGAGGTGCCTGTAATTGAAAGTGGGGGATACTTGAGTGTTGCCATCTAATGCGTCAACACGAATGagctacaagtacatgtactcttaATGACACGAGACGACATGGAGGATTTAGTCAATAGTCCATTTTAGACACGGTTCATCCACATCTACAGCGATTATTTCAGTGTACTTGCAGTTTGGATACATCTATCTGCTAGCCGTGTCTACGTCATTCGTGTCTCGGGATTGGCAACCGCAAGGATGGAAGAATCTCAACCAACCTTCAAACAGAGTAGCTTAGCTAAATTCAACAGCTGATATGAACATGGTACCGGAAGAGGCATTAtgttataataaaagattttgACTTTGTTAGGTTCCGGGCAAAAGCGCATTATACGTTTGCATCTACGATCTGACTTGTACCAAAACTTGACGAGATACAGTAAGCAGGACTTGTACCTTGAAAGCCtcaaatttctttttattttgaCGCAATTACAAATCTGAAAGtacatctcttctcttccatcagGGAAACGTTCTATATAGACAAAGAATCACAAATTATATGCAAAGACCACGCAATATATATGCACATTACATTTACTATTCAGAAGCAAATGCTCTCACTCTCCAACCATCTAAGAGGTGTAGCGACCAATGTCTGCACCAGGGCTCCAGCCTCCGGTAAAGTCAGGCTGGGCATTGATCTTGGTGCCGTCACCCAGGCGGAGAGCAACGGAGGTGTCCTTGGAGCACATGCCGTACATCTGGAGGTTCGTAGGCGTCGCCGAGATGAAGTGCATGTAGTCTGCTTAATGTCAGTGAATTGCAACTTGGAAATTGTCTTCGTTATAAACGCACCTTGGCACTGATAGGAACCAGCGCAGCCCTGGTATCCGGGACCACTGAAAAAGGCCCACGAGGCAGAGCCGTAGTAGTAAATGTCAGAGCCGCCGTTGACATAGTTGGCGAGGCCCATGTGGCAGCGGGCAGTGCTGTCGCACCAGGAGAAGTCCGGGTCGCCCCAGCCCTGGACATCGGCGGTCCAGGGCGCAGGAGGGACCTGCTTGGTGTTGTCGCCCTGGTCGTAGTTGGTCTCGCTCTGCAGCAGAGTCACGGCGACGTTGCTGGCAGACTTGAGGTTGAGCTGGTACAGCCACCAGTGCTCGCTGCCCAGGCCGTTGAGCCAGGTGCCCTTGGTGGACTCGACCAGGGCGCCGCCCTTTGCGGCAATGTTGGATCCGCCGCTGAAGCCCTCGGTGATGTGGTCGGCAACCCAGTTCCAGGTGTTCTCCACGTAGGCGGACGAGCTCTCGGTGAAGTGCAGGCCGATAAAGGCGGCCTGGCACTCGTTGCTGGCGTCGGTGCAGGCGTTGGTCAGCGCATCGGCGCCGTGGGTTCCGCCGACGGTGACGAGGGAGTTGAAGAGCGCCACGTCGCCGGGCTTGGAGCCGGCGGCGTTGAACTGCACAATGATGGCGCCGGGCAGCACGTCGGAGACGGTGAAGCGGAAGTCCTGGATCTGGGCCACGCCGACGTCGCCTTCGTTGCCGACTTGGACAACGGGCTTGGGGCTGGATGCGTCCTTGAAGAAGTCACCGCCGCCGGAAATCGTTGCCCAGGCCTCTCCGACCAGCTGGGAGCCGACGGGGACCAGGAGCGTAGACTCAACACGGTAGTCGCCAAAGGGGAAGTAGGCAatcttgttgttggtggcggcgaACTGGAGGACTTTGTTGAGGGCAGCAGAGTCGTCGGTGCTGCCATCGCCCTTGACGGTCTGGCCGCCATTCTGGCTGGGGTCCTTGACGTTGACAAAGTCAGTAACATGGTTGTTTGCGTAGTTGGGCACGGCGACGGCTGGGATACGGCCACCAGGGGCAACGCCGCTGGGGCGAGTCGTGTTGCCGTTGACACCGCCGTAGACGGGGTTCGCCCCAACAGTGTTTCCGTAGCTGTAGTTGACGACGTTCTTCGAGGCGCCGACAGTTGTTGTGCCGCGGATCACGGCAACGTCAGAGTCGGTGTCCTTGGTCAAGTTGTCAATGACAATGGAAGGATAGACGCTGGTTGTGAAAGTGACGCCCGAGTTGATGGACGTGGCATCGACGATTCCGATAAAGGGGCTGCCGCCGGTGTTGGAAACGCCAGTGCCAACGCTGTCAAAGGTAGGGTTCAACAGACTAATGgtgttgccgccgctgatGAGCATGCCGACGGTGTTCTTGTAAAAGTAGATGCTCTTGTAGAGGGCCTGTTGGTGGCCGTTGTGCCAGATACCCGTCTGGCCATTCTCAATGCGGATATCGGCCAGTGCAAGAGTAGATCCACGGCCCAGCTGGACTCCAGTGTGGCCCTTGCCGTTGACCGAGGGCGCAAGCGTGATCTTGACGTTTTGCAGCTGACAAGCCTGAGCAACACCCCAGTAGAGAGcagagatgctggagcttccATCAACAGCAGTGGTGTCCAAAACAACATTCTTCAGTCCAACAGCAAAGGAAAGTTCGCCGGCATCGCCCGTAGAGGGATCCTGGCCGTTGACGAGGTAATTGTCGCTGAATCCTGCCGCGGCCTTGATAACGGGAGGGTTGGTGGCGTCACCGAACAGGATGGTATCGGTACGCATGTTGAGGGTGCTTGAGAGCTCGTATGTTCCCGATGGGATATACACAACACGAGGCTGCGATGCTAGCCACTCATTCTGTCGGTTGCCGCTACCAGCTGAGTCGATGGCATTCTGAAGAGAGCCGGCGTCACCAGGGCTGACGGCAACAAACACGTTGTAGGAAGCATCTACATAGGGAGCGGAGCCCTTGAATTGGCCGGTGTGGTCCATGGCAGCATACCAGAAGGAGCTGTTTGctcgaggctggagagcagagcggccatgatggcggacAAGTGCTGGCGAGGCTGTCACGGCGCCCAGGAAAGCCACCACAGCGGTGAGAGACTTCATGGCGTATCAAAGGAGAGACTAAAGCGAGAGTGCTGGAACCAAAAAGGCAGTGTAAAAGGAATGAACAACGAGACGAGGCTCGTAATAAGAGAAGCAGTATCCTGGTGGCTGGCTACACCCACAAGCTACCGCGTGATCAAAACCATGAGCGACGCGCCCCGGAAGTCATCGAAAACTATATAAAGAATCTCGCTTGTCTCGCTGCTGCGATTACTCCTCTGACCGGGCCTTGATGCCCATCGGCCCGGGGCCTTTCGCTTTTGCGGGCTGTCCATTGTGTCCTGCCTATACCAGCCCGTCAAGAAGCACATCGACGCAGATCATTTCAGGACCTCTCCGCTGATCTCTAACAACTAGGCAAGGCTCGCCCGAGACCAGCTGTGCTCGCAATGGTGGAAATTGGTCACGTCCGTGATGGAACGGGGGGCACTGCCGTCTTACTGTGGCCTTTTACCCAAGTGGTCCTGTTCATCAAAGATGGTTCGGATTCATTGGTTCAAAGGCAGAAACTCGCTACTCTTCCCCCACTGCGTTTCACACCGATCGGCAGCGAGCAGTCCACTTTGAGCAGCTATTCTTAGGGAACACCAAGAAGCTAGTAAGCACTGCTAAGATTATGATACAGGGGCGAGCCGGCGGTCCTCGGCGGCTTGACCGAATATATCTGAGCCAAGGTCGAGGACGGAGCATGTTGTAGAGCTGAGATCGAATTACTACTCCTTGTTAAATGCTGACACGGGCCCGAGCTTGAGGCTGAGACTAATACTACCGTGGCGTGGGGCACTAGGGGAGCCTCCAAGGTCGTGATGAGATAATCAAGATGTATTTTAATATCAGTGATACGTTTGTTGTAGTATTTCTGAAAATAGGGGGCACGACAAAATCAGCTTGAATGCTGGGCTGATTCTTGGTCGCTGTAGCAGCCATAATAAGACATAAGTTGCCTCGCACGACTGAAGGCGCGGCACTCTGTTGACGATTCGAAACGCGGAAAAATCTCGTAGCTGATGCGGGTCCTGTCTTTCCAGGGTGATCCATGGTCTTGGGCATTTGGCTTCTTTAGcatactaaaaaaaagattgaggGGAAGAGACTATAGAAGACTTGTTGTGTTGGCGGATCCTATGTCAGCCAGCAACAGCTCTGGTTGTCTCCTTTTTCACTTTACGAGCAATACTAAACTGTTAGTTGGCGGGTGAAGCTATCTCGACACGATTGCGGCTCTGACATCATGCGAGGACCCAATCTATCATGTGTCTAGCGAGATTGTGCCCATCACTATGTGGCTGCGCCCGCTTCCGTTGCGTTCAATCGTGGATCCCCTTTTCTTAGTTTGGATAGTTGCCGAGGGAAGCGATAGGGCTACAGAAGGCTAGCAAGAACGAACCCTCTTTATTCCAGCTGTGGAATCATGGAATGTTCCGAAAATAAGCTTACCGATTCCGTTCATTACACTGCGTATGAAACATATACTTAAGTAGGGTTTATGCCTTTATTTATACAGCGCTATCGATGCAGGAGATACATATCTACTTGCTGTAGGATCGTAGTCATGGTTACTTGGTGTGTTAGTTCATTTGCTGCGCCTTTGCATCAGGCTCTTGGTTCTTACACTTGACATCGCAGTTACAAAGAGCATTACTAACTTGAAGTCTTGACGTTAGGCTTCCCGTGGAAAGCAGAGCATGCACCTCTCTCCGGGAGGATTCCAAATCCCGCGAGGCAGGATAGCCCCGGTCGATCTGGGGAAGATTTTCAGCCCTATAGTGACGTTGACCCAGATAGTATCTACCAATAGCCTTTGTGCGTTCAGGTGGTGTGTGAGGGGATATGCGAATACCATTTGGAGTGGTTTATAAGTATCAAGTATAACGGGTGTCGAATTTTGGTGCGGAAGGACTGCGTCCGATATGTCAGCCAAATAGCCAGGAACTGTTACAGACACGCCACCCACATGGGATTCCTTCAGCTTGGCTCACACCCCATCGGCACACTGCATGTCTCGTGAGCCATCTTATCTCTTCGAATGTGCGACAGCAGCGATAGATGGACACTATCTTCAAGGATCAGGGTTCCTGACTGATAGAGTGACATACCATAGGTGACGTCTCAACCCTCCTATGCATTTCGTATATAAATAGGTGCCGCGATGATCGTTTAGCCTATAATTTTCTACTATAGGAAGATCAAGTCATACGTCAGTGCTGCACTAGCCATTTATGTTGTACGAGCATAGTGTATTCCAAATGCGATTAGCTTCCCATCGCAAGGATGGGGTGAATATAGTGATGTGAAGAAATGGCTTTCTCGAGTGACGCTCATCGTTTGCCGTTGAAAATACACCCATCAAGACGGAAATGTGTGGTGACTGATCATTTTTGCTCAAAGCAATCATAGATGCAACAATTCATGCTGCATAATGTTCCTAAAGAAGACAGTAGTACCTACTTACTTGtagaaatggaaaaaaacagaagGCTATGGAGCACGGAATAACGGTATACAAGTAAGCTCGGGAAAGGTCGGGGAATAACAAGGGAAATTTCAGTATATGACTTCAGACTGCTACCTCCGTCTCGGTCATTCGTCATTCAGCTAATGTCAAGCTGTCTTATGAGTAGCACGCATCTGCATGCTTACGAGGGGTTTCTCTATTAAACGTAAGAATGAATAGGCTTATCAAGTATGAGTAAGACTATAGAGTAAGCTAGAGGTATAGAAATACGACTTTGGAGGTATACTAGAGCGAAAAGGGAGCAAGGTAATACGTGTATCGCCCTATTGCTATGGTATAGACGTTATATACTGTGTTAAACTTGCAGATCTTAACCCATTGACTAGTAGGACTATTTGTTTCCAGACGTAAGCCATCGTTGTCTTGAAGGAAATACTCTCGAAATAATAACCATGTGCAAGTTATGCAATCGGCTTTTGTCTACACGTGTGTTGTGCTCTCATTAACCCCACAAATTTCTACCAGATGCAAATTCGCTGTTTACACATTggatgttttttttctctgcgTATAATCCTGCTACTCCGGATGTTGAATACGCAATTATAGCTCTGCTCGTCGTCGCAATCAGTTGCAGTCTCCTTCATTCCCCAAGACTGTGGACATGTGCGCTGCTTACCTCGGCTAGATCCGAGCAGCTTACAAATCCCTGTCTATGCCAGAAGAAGTCGTGATgctacctacatgtagtaatGTGCTCAATATAAGCTCTCTGGTTTAGCATCTAATCCCGATTTCCGATTCTCACGCGTCTTACAGAGCTTATTTCCGCCTCGGGGAAGCGATAGCCAGATCTAGCACGAACTGGGGACTGCGCATGCAGTAAACATACTATAAGAACTTAAATGATCCTTGGACTCAATTCCTTCTGGGAGGGTATcggtttattatatactagtGCCGTGTTGCAGTCGCCGCTTTTGCCTATATATTACGTCTACTCCCTTAAACGCCGAGCTTTCACCTTTATCCTAGACGGGAAACTGCCAACGAGAAAacaggaggaaaaaaaaaaaaaaaggtcgaAACTAGTCTGCTGACGGGAAAACGCATTCATGATTCAGGAACTGGATCCTTGTTCTCCCGAAAACGCCGCCCCACGGTATTTGCCGTTCCGACAGGGACCGACTACATCTCGTCAACCAACCACTGCTTCATCAGCTCGTCAACGTCAACCGCGGTATTGGGCCCCATAAAGTCGATTGTAGTCATAAACGACGGCGAATCATCCAGGCTCAAGACTGCGGCTGAAGGGTCGGTCATGTGGTTGCCACTGGCACCGTCATTCTGCATTGCCGTCACATCGCTTGGCTCACCGGCAGGCATTTTGCGAGCAATGGAGATGACCCCGAAATAGGGGATTGTAAAGTGAAACCGGTCGCCCTTTAGGCTTCTGGGGTCGTTTTCGATGGCCTGAAGCAGCTTGAGGACGTCGCGCGCCTGCAACGCCACGCGGTCGTCGAATCGTTCAATGGCCGCGTCCAAGACGTCGATGATGGCTGCAATCAGAGCCCAGTCTCCAGCCCTCTGGCCGGACAGGACTTCGAACTCGGCCGATGATGACTGTAGAAacatgttgaagatgatggccactGCGGCTGTGAATGCCTGGAAGTTTGTCATGCAGCAGGAGAACATGCCAAAAGTCGTTCGCAGCGGGATATAGACCTTGATGAGCTCGCGTGCGGCCCTCAGGCACTGGATTCTGCTGTACTCGCTCCGCCGCTCGTCGGTTACATCGAGCATAAACGGCAGGTGATTGGACATGTCGAGGTGATGGTGCCATAGCTGAACGTTGTATCGACTGTAGAGCATGCCCATTGCGtctgcttggctgcctgAGACCCGGTCAAAGGGGTGCCACCACGAGTACGGCATGGCCTTTGCCAGACTGCCAAGAGCACTGTCGATGGACACCATCAAGGGCACTGCCAGTGCTGGAGAGCGCTGATCTCTCTCGACCAAGTGGGCGGCGATCCGGTCGAGCTGCCGTTGGTAAAGCATGTCTTGCTGGCCTTCGCTCAACTGCTGCATAAATGTGAGGTTGTCCAACACAAACGGCCCGTATGAATCTACAACTCCGCAGGGGAATCCAAGGACCTCGGAGAGATGGCGGTCGTGGTGCACAAGATGAGGCCAGATCCCCGCTATGCTGCCTTCTTCCTGGGCATCCTGCACAGACGTCTTGTGGAGATCCATAAGCTGCGCAACTGCCAAAGCTCTTCGATTGTTGAGCCACGCCCGCCGCGGCCTACCGGAGTTGACAAAGTAGATGGATATGAGCAGTAGGCATTCCAGCCCCTCGTTTGTGGCAATGAGCTCATCGTCAGCCGTCACCAGGGAGATTATAGTAGCCGTAAGATGTTCTATGAAGTCGTTTCGCGAAGTTGGTAATCTGTACTTGTTCATATCTGTACTCTTTGGGAGCTGTTGTAGGCATATGACAATGACCATTAAAGCCCTTGCAATGACTGTCGGGTGGCTGGCGGACATTGGTTCGATCGGCAGCATTCTGAGGAGCGAGAATCTGATAGATTGACGAAGAGACGGTAGAGGCCGCAGGAGTTGACTGATCCAGGGTGAACTTTCGCTGTCGATGAGCTCAACGACTGCACGAGGCGGTGTAAGCTCCAACAGCATATGAGATACTCTGCTGAGTTTCGGCcatgctgctgtgctgccggGCACCAGCGCTCGACTGGCATCTGGCGTCAAAGTTGAGGCGTCTGTGGGAGATATTCCTTCACAACCAATCTCCAACATGAActagaagaaagagggagaaataTTCAGCAAATGTTCCATGCTAGGAtcgaccaaaaaaaaaaaaaaaagaagtagcCTACAGAAGCGTTGCGAAAGACAGAGACCACGTTGGATGTCGAAGAGGGCGCTGATATCGAGGCCGTGTTAATTACATCGATTCCGGTGCTATCCTCGGTAGTCGTCGCGTGTTCCGAGGGCTCCGTGGTCTGTGTATGCCGAGTTCCagtctccagcttctcaagaACTCGTTCTAGCAAACTCTCTACACGAAGCATCCGCTCCTCCATGTTTGGAGAGCGCGAATGATCGCTGCCGTCATCTTGGTATTGCTGGCTGACACAGGCTGAATCGTGTGCAAGACACCACACGCATGTGGCCGAGTTTCCGCTGGAGAAAGTGCACCTGATCTTGCGACGTTTGCCTAGAAAGCCACCATGATTAACAACTGGATGGCAACAGCCGGGAGAAGCTGATTGCAGGACTATGCTGGCCGTCTCAAAAACCTACATTCCCAGCAGCTTCGCGTGCCTTTGCGGATCTTTCGGAGCTTCAGGTGCGAGAGTGAATCGCCCGGGCGATGCTGGACGGACGCTGGAACCATGCTGCAGATGTCTCGAGGTTGGTTCTGGAGTGTCTCGAGCGCTGGTGGAAACGATCAACGGCCGTGGGCGCGAATGAATGGAAAATCTCCCAGTTCTGCTGGTGCTTAGCACTCAGCCcgattacatgtacttattAGTTATCAGGAACAGCCAACACTCAACAGAGTTGGTGATTTATGATACACTAACCCCTCACTAGCATCTGCAGTAGCACATCGGGAAACCATCCAAGTGCGCCATGCCTCGAGAACTAATCATTCGACGGGAGAAACACTGCTGGATGCTGCCCATTGGCCTGGTGCTCGGCGGGGCTGCCCGGCTGGTCTGTCAACATTTCAACGTCCACAGCACGTCGACAAGTTCGCCTACAGCACCGCCAGGGCGCAGGAACCTTCCCACTTCCCACAACTCCCAACAACGAGCCCTTTGAGTCGTATCAAACCCCGAAACCAGTGGAAAAGGCAGCCGAAAGTGGACCGACCAGCTAGCTTGGCGGTGTTGAGCGGGCTACGGCACCCTTGCTAATGCAAGCAGACGGTTCTGGAGGCGTCAGCTCCGAGCGTATGATTGGCC
This portion of the Trichoderma atroviride chromosome 6, complete sequence genome encodes:
- a CDS encoding uncharacterized protein (EggNog:ENOG41) encodes the protein MDQTTGIIEREFPNAVIYNLSQPDQVTVTLPPKSTWSSGLHWHETHTEYLKVVKGSIKVRLGDTEQILTASPDNQPELRVERYAWHEWQRAEPEGEEVVVVERTDPADGEKAIFFWNLNGVILNAGRVLSTNVPGFSFFPASIKDLFIDFWIKLNLFIIFHSLDNIPVVLSTSNYWGAKRLGAKSGLSADWFVSHLLLLLASWIGRLFGLQAVRTEYTPPPNYKRWQEDRFDKLK
- a CDS encoding uncharacterized protein (EggNog:ENOG41~CAZy:GH55~SECRETED:SignalP(1-16)), with protein sequence MKSLTAVVAFLGAVTASPALVRHHGRSALQPRANSSFWYAAMDHTGQFKGSAPYVDASYNVFVAVSPGDAGSLQNAIDSAGSGNRQNEWLASQPRVVYIPSGTYELSSTLNMRTDTILFGDATNPPVIKAAAGFSDNYLVNGQDPSTGDAGELSFAVGLKNVVLDTTAVDGSSSISALYWGVAQACQLQNVKITLAPSVNGKGHTGVQLGRGSTLALADIRIENGQTGIWHNGHQQALYKSIYFYKNTVGMLISGGNTISLLNPTFDSVGTGVSNTGGSPFIGIVDATSINSGVTFTTSVYPSIVIDNLTKDTDSDVAVIRGTTTVGASKNVVNYSYGNTVGANPVYGGVNGNTTRPSGVAPGGRIPAVAVPNYANNHVTDFVNVKDPSQNGGQTVKGDGSTDDSAALNKVLQFAATNNKIAYFPFGDYRVESTLLVPVGSQLVGEAWATISGGGDFFKDASSPKPVVQVGNEGDVGVAQIQDFRFTVSDVLPGAIIVQFNAAGSKPGDVALFNSLVTVGGTHGADALTNACTDASNECQAAFIGLHFTESSSAYVENTWNWVADHITEGFSGGSNIAAKGGALVESTKGTWLNGLGSEHWWLYQLNLKSASNVAVTLLQSETNYDQGDNTKQVPPAPWTADVQGWGDPDFSWCDSTARCHMGLANYVNGGSDIYYYGSASWAFFSGPGYQGCAGSYQCQDYMHFISATPTNLQMYGMCSKDTSVALRLGDGTKINAQPDFTGGWSPGADIGRYTS
- a CDS encoding uncharacterized protein (EggNog:ENOG41) — translated: MLEIGCEGISPTDASTLTPDASRALVPGSTAAWPKLSRVSHMLLELTPPRAVVELIDSESSPWISQLLRPLPSLRQSIRFSLLRMLPIEPMSASHPTVIARALMVIVICLQQLPKSTDMNKYRLPTSRNDFIEHLTATIISLVTADDELIATNEGLECLLLISIYFVNSGRPRRAWLNNRRALAVAQLMDLHKTSVQDAQEEGSIAGIWPHLVHHDRHLSEVLGFPCGVVDSYGPFVLDNLTFMQQLSEGQQDMLYQRQLDRIAAHLVERDQRSPALAVPLMVSIDSALGSLAKAMPYSWWHPFDRVSGSQADAMGMLYSRYNVQLWHHHLDMSNHLPFMLDVTDERRSEYSRIQCLRAARELIKVYIPLRTTFGMFSCCMTNFQAFTAAVAIIFNMFLQSSSAEFEVLSGQRAGDWALIAAIIDVLDAAIERFDDRVALQARDVLKLLQAIENDPRSLKGDRFHFTIPYFGVISIARKMPAGEPSDVTAMQNDGASGNHMTDPSAAVLSLDDSPSFMTTIDFMGPNTAVDVDELMKQWLVDEM